Proteins encoded together in one Pseudomonadota bacterium window:
- the rfbB gene encoding dTDP-glucose 4,6-dehydratase, translating to MKNILVTGGCGFIGSNFIRYILSETGFDGRIVNVDKLTYAGNMENLSGIKEAFPDRYFFSKTDICDLSELTGLFKTYDIDTICHFAAESHVDRSITKPGDFIRTNIEGTFCLLELARQFKDKLELFHHVSTDEVFGSLGESGYFTETTPYNPSSPYSASKASSDHLVRAYSITYGIPVTISNCSNNYGPYQFPEKLIPLIILNAVGNEPLPVYGQGVNIRDWLYVIDHCKAIWTIMKNGRRGDTYNIGGDCEKRNIDVVNIICELVDKLIPLENTTPRKNLITFVKDRPGHDLRYAIDFTKLKNELEWVPSETFESGIEKTIKWYIDNTNWVARIKSGEYKKWIKQQYEDR from the coding sequence ATGAAAAATATACTTGTTACAGGCGGATGCGGATTTATCGGATCGAATTTCATACGATATATTTTATCGGAAACCGGATTTGACGGGCGTATTGTAAACGTAGACAAGCTTACATATGCCGGAAACATGGAAAATCTATCGGGCATCAAAGAAGCTTTTCCTGATCGCTATTTCTTTTCCAAAACTGATATCTGCGATCTTTCGGAGCTGACCGGTCTTTTTAAGACATATGATATTGATACAATATGTCATTTTGCCGCAGAATCACATGTTGACAGATCAATAACAAAACCGGGAGATTTTATCCGCACAAACATAGAAGGTACTTTTTGCCTTTTGGAGCTTGCAAGGCAATTTAAAGACAAGCTTGAACTCTTTCATCATGTAAGTACCGACGAAGTCTTTGGTTCACTCGGTGAATCAGGATACTTCACTGAAACAACACCATATAATCCCAGCAGTCCCTATTCCGCTTCCAAAGCTTCCTCAGACCACCTTGTAAGAGCTTATTCCATAACCTACGGGATTCCTGTTACGATATCCAATTGCTCAAATAATTACGGGCCGTATCAATTTCCCGAAAAGCTTATCCCGCTTATAATTTTAAATGCCGTTGGAAATGAACCGCTTCCGGTGTATGGCCAAGGTGTTAATATCCGGGACTGGCTTTATGTAATAGATCATTGCAAAGCTATATGGACGATAATGAAAAACGGGCGCAGAGGAGATACATATAATATAGGCGGAGACTGTGAAAAACGAAATATTGATGTAGTAAATATCATCTGCGAACTTGTGGATAAATTGATTCCTTTAGAAAATACAACACCAAGAAAGAATTTGATAACTTTTGTAAAAGACAGACCGGGGCATGATCTAAGGTACGCAATAGATTTTACAAAGCTTAAAAATGAGCTTGAATGGGTACCATCAGAAACATTTGAATCAGGAATTGAAAAAACCATAAAATGGTATATTGATAATACAAATTGGGTGGCAAGGATCAAAAGCGGTGAATACAAAAAATGGATAAAACAACAATACGAAGACCGGTAA
- a CDS encoding deoxyhypusine synthase family protein gives MAHSFKPINTDKLKTYSISGRKSKVSVNDFASTWQTGDSLKGFLDTLPDILAVQDLKFVISSIAKAFLNQKTVFLGMGAHVIKVGLNPIIIDLVQKKIVNAIAMNGAGIIHDFEIALNGGTSEDVEASIGDGSFGMAQETGEFLSNAIKMAQKESLGLGEAVGKAIVENDLPFKDKSLLAAGFLSGIPVTVHVAIGTDIIHMHPGFDAGAAGSASYRDFMTFASVVSTLNEGVYLNVGSSVILPEVFLKATTLVRNLGHNLENFTTVNMDFIKQYRPMTNVVNRPTAKGGKGISLTGHHEIMLPLIAAGIIEKIASNK, from the coding sequence ATGGCGCATTCTTTTAAACCTATAAATACTGACAAACTTAAAACTTATTCGATATCAGGCAGAAAGAGTAAGGTTTCTGTAAATGATTTTGCATCAACTTGGCAAACAGGAGATTCTTTAAAGGGTTTTTTAGATACTCTTCCTGATATACTTGCAGTACAAGATCTTAAGTTTGTTATATCTTCAATAGCAAAAGCTTTTCTTAATCAAAAAACCGTTTTTTTGGGTATGGGTGCGCATGTTATCAAGGTCGGCTTGAATCCGATAATAATTGATCTTGTGCAAAAAAAAATTGTAAATGCTATCGCCATGAACGGAGCAGGTATTATTCATGATTTTGAAATTGCCTTAAACGGAGGAACTTCTGAAGATGTTGAAGCTTCAATAGGAGACGGCTCCTTTGGCATGGCGCAAGAAACCGGAGAATTTTTAAGCAATGCAATAAAGATGGCGCAAAAAGAGTCTCTGGGTTTAGGTGAAGCAGTTGGTAAAGCTATTGTTGAAAACGATCTTCCTTTTAAAGATAAGAGTTTGCTTGCAGCAGGTTTTTTATCGGGTATTCCGGTTACAGTTCATGTTGCAATAGGCACGGATATAATTCATATGCATCCCGGTTTTGATGCGGGTGCAGCGGGGAGTGCGTCCTACAGGGATTTTATGACTTTTGCATCTGTTGTATCGACACTTAATGAAGGCGTATATCTTAATGTAGGATCTTCTGTTATTCTGCCTGAAGTATTTCTTAAAGCTACAACTCTGGTTCGCAATCTTGGCCATAATCTTGAAAACTTTACTACTGTAAATATGGATTTTATAAAACAATACCGCCCCATGACAAATGTTGTAAACAGGCCAACTGCCAAGGGAGGAAAAGGCATAAGCCTTACCGGTCATCATGAAATCATGCTGCCGCTTATCGCAGCAGGTATAATAGAAAAGATAGCTTCAAACAAATGA
- a CDS encoding D-sedoheptulose 7-phosphate isomerase, which produces MKNIIENIVEESIELKRTFIKNNLDLIINGAGKISDCIVSGHKVLIFGNGGSAADAQHIAAEFVNRFKIERPPLAAISLSTDTSILTSIGNDYSFDDIFSKQILALGKQYDIAIGISTSGNSKNIIKAVEAAKRIGLYTIVFTGRGGKLASLADMVFAVESDITARIQEVHILLGHIFCELVDRNLYPEQFINKG; this is translated from the coding sequence ATGAAAAACATAATTGAAAATATAGTAGAAGAGAGCATAGAACTTAAAAGAACATTTATAAAAAATAATCTGGATCTTATAATCAATGGGGCCGGGAAAATATCGGATTGCATTGTATCAGGTCATAAAGTTTTAATATTTGGAAACGGAGGCAGCGCAGCAGATGCACAGCACATTGCGGCTGAATTTGTAAACCGGTTTAAAATCGAACGGCCACCCTTAGCTGCTATTTCTCTTTCAACCGATACTTCCATACTGACCAGCATAGGAAATGATTATAGTTTCGATGATATCTTTTCAAAGCAGATTCTTGCGCTTGGCAAACAATATGATATTGCCATAGGAATAAGCACAAGCGGCAATTCGAAAAACATTATAAAGGCGGTAGAAGCAGCAAAAAGAATCGGTTTATATACCATTGTGTTTACAGGCCGTGGCGGTAAACTCGCTTCTTTGGCGGATATGGTATTTGCTGTGGAGTCGGATATAACAGCCAGAATTCAGGAAGTTCATATACTGCTTGGGCATATTTTTTGCGAGCTTGTTGACAGAAACCTGTATCCTGAACAATTTATAAATAAAGGGTAG
- a CDS encoding tetratricopeptide repeat protein — MKKTDISNKDDLFQHRSSSNEFLLSKADLKPSLKSIHTAEIKEKDDEKDILNNLFPGMQSGENFLEYAMKQLAPYLAFGAMIIRIDDVKEPDQKQKTVDTDKVLSDIAGEINEICKAENGFWGRLSRFEFACYFPDVKASECLNYAVKFKTNIEKSGTNSVTTGIAAYPAFIYRKNDIIINAKKALAHADFFGPGSIVAFDAVSLNISGDKLYQDGDIDGAIKEFKTALLFDPDNVNVHNSLGVCYGVLGDFVKAIKEFKEAVRFAPKEIMPLYNLGLVYQLVGKREKALKYFLKAGDLGEELFEIDFQTGKLLLELGKTEEGNKCLEKASNLKPESSVALFYLGESFVATGMMDEAEDAYKKAIKINPDDAASLSSLGWLYEMENKNSDVSFAFCSQSVEIEPDNGLFRQRLGRLYQKKNLVKEALSEFVKAEQLGCESRMYIKSIKKSKSATIS, encoded by the coding sequence ATGAAAAAAACTGACATCAGTAATAAAGACGATTTATTTCAACACCGAAGCAGTTCAAATGAGTTTTTACTTTCAAAAGCTGATTTAAAACCTTCTCTAAAATCTATACACACGGCTGAGATAAAGGAAAAAGATGATGAAAAAGATATTTTAAATAATCTTTTCCCAGGGATGCAAAGCGGAGAAAATTTTTTGGAGTATGCCATGAAACAGCTTGCTCCATATCTTGCTTTTGGTGCCATGATAATTCGTATTGATGATGTTAAAGAGCCGGATCAAAAGCAAAAAACGGTGGATACGGATAAGGTGCTTTCAGATATAGCCGGAGAAATTAATGAAATTTGTAAAGCTGAAAACGGGTTTTGGGGGCGTTTGTCACGTTTTGAGTTTGCATGCTATTTCCCCGATGTAAAAGCTTCAGAATGCTTAAACTATGCTGTTAAATTCAAAACAAATATTGAAAAATCGGGAACAAATTCGGTGACAACCGGAATTGCAGCTTATCCTGCTTTTATATACAGGAAAAACGACATAATCATAAATGCCAAAAAGGCTCTTGCACATGCAGATTTTTTCGGCCCGGGCAGCATAGTAGCATTTGACGCTGTTAGCCTGAATATAAGCGGAGACAAGCTTTATCAGGATGGAGATATTGACGGAGCTATAAAAGAGTTTAAGACAGCTCTTTTGTTTGATCCTGATAATGTTAATGTTCATAACAGCCTTGGAGTATGTTACGGAGTCCTTGGAGATTTTGTAAAAGCCATTAAGGAGTTTAAGGAAGCGGTCAGATTTGCACCGAAAGAGATAATGCCTCTTTATAATTTAGGCCTTGTTTATCAGTTGGTAGGCAAAAGAGAAAAAGCTTTAAAATATTTTCTTAAGGCTGGTGATCTTGGAGAAGAGTTGTTCGAAATTGATTTTCAGACAGGAAAGCTTTTGCTTGAATTGGGTAAAACCGAAGAAGGGAACAAATGTCTGGAAAAAGCCTCAAACTTAAAGCCGGAATCAAGCGTTGCACTATTTTATCTTGGAGAAAGTTTTGTTGCAACAGGTATGATGGATGAAGCCGAGGATGCTTATAAAAAAGCAATAAAAATTAATCCTGATGATGCGGCTTCTTTGTCTTCTCTTGGCTGGTTATATGAAATGGAAAATAAAAACAGTGATGTTTCTTTTGCTTTTTGCAGTCAGAGTGTTGAGATAGAACCGGATAACGGCCTGTTCAGGCAAAGACTGGGAAGGCTTTATCAAAAGAAGAATCTTGTCAAAGAAGCATTGTCCGAGTTTGTAAAGGCTGAACAGCTTGGCTGTGAATCACGGATGTATATTAAAAGTATAAAAAAAAGTAAGTCAGCAACTATTTCCTGA
- the pyrF gene encoding orotidine-5'-phosphate decarboxylase, which produces MNLKSAKDYIIFPLDVPSAKDAKHYVKLLSNHVGMFKIGLELFIRSGPDVVKMIKDISTAGIFLDLKLHDIPETVRRSTKSIADLDVDLTTVHCAESNEMLKAAVAGCKGKVSILGVTLLTSISSKDIRDAGFEKQYYADISKLVFKKAKMAKDAGCKGVVCSGLEVMMIKKSFGKEFIAVTPGIRPAWSLSEKDDQKRITTPADAIKNGSDYLVIGRPVRDAKNPLDAAIMTAEEIESAM; this is translated from the coding sequence CTGAATTTGAAGAGCGCAAAAGATTACATTATATTTCCTCTCGATGTCCCATCGGCAAAAGATGCAAAACATTATGTAAAACTTCTTTCCAATCATGTCGGAATGTTTAAAATAGGGCTTGAACTTTTCATAAGGTCAGGACCTGATGTAGTGAAAATGATTAAAGATATAAGTACCGCAGGTATTTTTCTGGATCTTAAGCTGCATGATATACCCGAAACAGTAAGACGCTCTACTAAAAGCATTGCCGATCTTGATGTTGATTTAACTACTGTTCATTGTGCCGAATCAAATGAAATGCTAAAAGCCGCTGTAGCAGGCTGCAAAGGTAAAGTGTCTATTCTTGGCGTAACCTTATTAACCAGTATATCTTCCAAGGACATCCGGGATGCCGGTTTTGAAAAACAATACTATGCCGATATTTCAAAACTTGTTTTTAAAAAAGCTAAGATGGCAAAAGATGCAGGATGTAAAGGGGTAGTCTGCTCCGGGCTTGAAGTTATGATGATAAAAAAATCATTCGGTAAAGAATTTATCGCCGTAACACCCGGTATAAGACCTGCATGGAGTTTATCGGAAAAAGACGACCAGAAGCGTATTACAACACCTGCCGATGCAATTAAAAACGGCTCCGATTATCTTGTAATCGGAAGACCTGTAAGGGATGCAAAAAATCCCCTTGATGCAGCCATTATGACTGCGGAAGAAATTGAATCCGCAATGTAG
- the selA gene encoding L-seryl-tRNA(Sec) selenium transferase has translation MELNEKQLNLLKMLPGIDYILELSKTEPAFNDMSRSVLLLSIRKVVGELRKDILDVKKLPAETDLSDSLIMEKIKFAVNKAMTPNLTQVINATGVVIHTNLGRSILADDIIKNLGLIAGNYSNLEFDLNKGERGTRYASVEEILCELSGAEAAMAVNNNAAAVLLCLETIARSKTVIVSRGELVEIGGSFRIPDIIAKSGAILKEVGTTNRTRSQDYEKAIESDTGLLLKVHTSNFSVVGFTESADLKELILLGSKYNIPVMEDLGSGTFIDFSMYGLTKEPTVQESVSAGADIVTFSGDKLLGGPQAGIIVGKKDIIDVIKKNPLTRALRIDKLTLAALESTLRLYRDPEKAVKLIPTLSMLTTPINLIKKRAAKLVKLFSGINNLALSIKPVDMDSKAGGGSLPLVNLPSKCIAIKIVGMSVNSIEKNMRNNTPPIIGRIEDDNFIIDLRTVKEDELVIIKDAVTAILNRN, from the coding sequence ATGGAATTAAATGAAAAACAGCTAAACCTCTTAAAAATGCTTCCCGGCATAGACTATATTCTTGAACTTTCAAAAACGGAACCTGCCTTTAATGACATGTCAAGATCGGTTCTTCTTTTATCTATAAGAAAAGTTGTGGGAGAATTAAGAAAGGATATTTTAGATGTTAAAAAGCTTCCCGCCGAAACAGATCTGAGCGATTCGCTTATTATGGAAAAAATAAAATTTGCCGTAAATAAGGCAATGACGCCTAATCTTACGCAGGTTATCAATGCAACCGGTGTGGTTATTCATACAAACCTTGGCCGTTCTATCCTTGCAGACGATATCATAAAAAATCTTGGCTTGATTGCAGGAAATTATTCGAACCTTGAATTTGATCTTAATAAAGGTGAGCGCGGTACCAGATACGCAAGTGTTGAAGAAATTTTATGTGAATTAAGCGGCGCAGAAGCTGCTATGGCTGTCAACAATAATGCCGCAGCAGTCTTGTTATGCCTTGAAACAATTGCCAGAAGTAAAACAGTAATAGTATCAAGAGGGGAGCTTGTTGAGATTGGCGGATCGTTTCGGATACCTGATATTATTGCAAAAAGCGGAGCTATATTAAAGGAAGTCGGCACTACGAACAGAACCCGTTCTCAGGATTATGAAAAAGCAATTGAAAGTGATACAGGGCTGTTGCTTAAAGTTCATACCAGTAATTTCAGTGTGGTAGGTTTTACTGAAAGTGCTGATTTGAAGGAGCTTATTTTATTGGGCTCAAAATATAATATTCCTGTTATGGAAGATTTGGGCAGCGGTACTTTTATCGATTTTTCAATGTACGGCCTTACCAAAGAACCGACTGTCCAGGAATCGGTATCGGCAGGAGCAGACATTGTAACTTTTAGCGGTGATAAATTGTTAGGCGGCCCCCAGGCAGGAATCATAGTCGGCAAGAAAGATATCATTGATGTTATTAAGAAGAATCCTTTAACAAGAGCGCTTCGCATTGATAAACTGACGCTTGCTGCTCTTGAAAGCACTCTTAGATTATATAGAGATCCTGAAAAAGCAGTAAAGCTTATTCCAACGCTTTCTATGTTGACAACTCCAATTAATCTAATAAAAAAACGTGCTGCAAAACTTGTTAAACTTTTTTCCGGTATTAATAATTTGGCCCTTTCAATTAAACCTGTTGATATGGATTCCAAAGCAGGCGGAGGATCTTTGCCGCTTGTTAATCTTCCCTCAAAATGTATTGCCATAAAAATTGTCGGTATGTCGGTAAATTCTATTGAGAAAAATATGCGTAATAATACACCGCCAATAATAGGAAGAATTGAGGATGATAATTTTATTATAGATCTAAGAACCGTTAAGGAAGATGAGTTGGTTATTATTAAAGATGCTGTTACCGCAATTTTAAACAGGAATTAA
- a CDS encoding MBL fold metallo-hydrolase, producing the protein MNIKQFRFSSDNLAYLVYNNKTAVAIDGGAVDAILSFAEQNALCLKFVVNTHAHPDHTVGLRSLLDRSGALYIDNDTLIENGYIELEDEKLNIIHTPGHTNDSVSFHADDFLVTGDTLFNGTIGNCFTGDNLLFLNSIKKLMALPKKTVIYAGHDYYEYAMEFARVIEPENGDINVFLKKYNPLHVASTLEDEFKANPYLRFDNPQLISVLKEKGFAVSTEEERWEALMSFE; encoded by the coding sequence ATGAATATCAAACAATTCCGCTTTTCATCCGACAATCTTGCTTATCTTGTTTATAACAACAAAACTGCTGTTGCCATAGACGGAGGTGCTGTTGATGCAATACTTTCGTTTGCAGAGCAAAACGCATTATGCCTTAAGTTTGTTGTAAATACTCATGCGCATCCTGACCATACCGTAGGCTTGAGATCACTTCTTGATCGTTCAGGTGCTTTGTATATTGATAATGATACGCTTATTGAAAACGGATATATTGAGTTGGAAGACGAAAAATTAAATATAATCCATACTCCCGGACATACCAATGATTCAGTATCTTTTCATGCTGATGATTTTCTTGTTACCGGAGACACCTTGTTTAACGGAACTATAGGCAATTGCTTTACAGGCGATAATTTATTGTTTTTGAATTCAATAAAAAAGCTGATGGCTTTACCAAAAAAAACTGTAATATATGCAGGTCATGATTACTATGAATATGCCATGGAGTTTGCAAGAGTTATTGAACCGGAAAATGGTGATATTAATGTTTTTTTGAAAAAATATAATCCTCTTCATGTTGCCTCAACTCTTGAAGATGAATTCAAGGCTAATCCATATTTGAGATTTGATAATCCTCAATTGATATCTGTTTTAAAAGAAAAAGGTTTTGCTGTTTCAACGGAAGAAGAACGATGGGAAGCTCTTATGAGTTTTGAATAG
- a CDS encoding HD domain-containing protein, translated as MDIKNYIKTEAEKLFNGAKSSHDWEHTLRVCSLCERIGPAENADMQVLIAAALLHDIGRSEQDASLGAVCHAEKGAQMALPIIKEISISQSRKENIIHCIRSHRFRGNFMPETAEAKVLFDADKIDAIGAVGVARAFLFAGEVGARLYNPDIKIEDTKPYTKEDTGYREYKVKLCRIKERILTREGKKIADERHAFMEEFFKRFTEEYDGKR; from the coding sequence ATGGATATAAAGAATTACATAAAAACAGAGGCAGAAAAACTTTTTAATGGTGCAAAATCAAGCCATGACTGGGAACATACTTTAAGAGTATGCAGTTTGTGCGAGCGTATAGGTCCTGCTGAAAATGCTGATATGCAAGTATTGATAGCCGCCGCTCTTTTACATGATATTGGAAGATCCGAACAGGATGCAAGTTTAGGAGCAGTATGCCATGCCGAAAAGGGAGCCCAGATGGCATTGCCGATTATAAAAGAGATTTCTATTTCCCAAAGCCGCAAAGAAAATATTATCCATTGTATAAGATCTCATCGTTTCAGGGGAAATTTCATGCCCGAAACCGCCGAGGCTAAAGTGTTGTTTGATGCTGATAAAATTGATGCAATAGGAGCTGTGGGAGTTGCAAGAGCTTTTTTATTTGCAGGAGAAGTTGGAGCCAGACTTTATAATCCGGATATTAAGATTGAGGATACAAAGCCATATACAAAAGAAGACACCGGGTACAGGGAATATAAAGTAAAGCTTTGCAGGATAAAAGAAAGAATATTAACCCGTGAAGGCAAAAAAATCGCAGATGAACGCCATGCTTTCATGGAAGAGTTTTTTAAACGTTTTACGGAAGAATATGATGGAAAGAGGTAG